The DNA sequence TTTCAATTGATTTCCTTCAGCAAAAACTCCTTCCACATTTACTTCTTTCAGTTTTCCACTGATATCAAGTCCAATGATCACTTTATCGGTGTAATTTTCATGGGATAAGACGCGGGAGAAATAATAAGGCGTTTCCGAAATCATTTGATGAACGCCTGCGCCGACAGCTGGATGATTCGCTCTAAATTTCCCTAATTTTTGATAATGTTTTAACAGGTTATTGGTTGATGCACTTATCGCAATATCATTCCAGTTCATGTTTGACCGAAGATTTGCATCGCCTTCTGTACCAACAATCGTTAAAGTTCTTGCAGATTCATCTCCATAATAAACTTGTGAAATCCCGGGTGCTAATAATAATTTTGTTCCAGCTTCATAAGTTCTTTTTCTATCCTTGTCAAAAGGTGATCCGTCATCATGCGAAGTTAAATAGTTCATCACGGTTTTGCCGTTCAAATCAGAATGCAACAGTTTTGAATAATTCGAAAATAGCTCTTCATAAGATTTATTGGCATCTCCTTTAAAATCGAAATTGATGAGCGACTTAAAGCCGTTCTGATAATAATTCACTTTTTTATCACCGAAATCGTAATCTTGCTTTTGTGAAATCCCATAACCGTAAACTTCTCCCACCGTAAAAAACAAATTATTGTCAAGTACTTTCGAAGGATTTTTTCTTTTATAAATATCAAATGATTCCTGGCAAACCTTCTGGAAATCTTTCCAAACATCTTCATTCGTATGTTTTACGGTGTCAACGCGATAACCGTCAATTCCGTATTCCTGAACATAATCTGCCAGCCATTTCATAATATAATATTTCGGTGCTTTTGGATAGCCTGTTCTGGCAAAAAAGGCATCCAAGGATTTCATTTCCGTTTCATACTTCCCTTCTTTTTTCCATTTATCAACGAGCATTTGTGGAAGTTCTGCAGGCTGATTTGACTCCGTTAAAACATCAGGAAGATTAGCAACCAAAGTACATTCAGTTGTATTTTTAAAATTATTGTAAGTACAGGTTGGCGAAGTTCTCACCCAGGAATTAGGATATATTTCATCGGTTTCCGTCACCGGTCCAGTGTGATTAATCACCGCATCCAAAACAATTCGAATTCCTTTTTTATGCGCTTTCTCCACCAATTCTTTAAGGTCTTTCTTCGTTCCAAAATTGGGATCCAGTTCCGTCCAGTCTTTTGTCCAATAACCATGAAATCCATAAGTATTACCTGTTCCTTCATTGGTTACGCCGTGAATTTGCTCCACAACTGGTGTCATCCAAATGGCGTTTATTCCTAAATCAGAAAAATAATTATCATCAATTTTTTGAATAACTCCTCTTAAATCTCCACCTTCAAAACCACGAAGAACAGCGGCTTTTTCTTTTCGATTAAAATTAATATCATTCGACGGATCACCATTTTTAAAACGATCGGTTAAAAGAAAGTAAACGTTGGCTCCCTCCCAAACGAAAGGCTTTTGTTGATTATTTTTAAGGGAACTACAAGAGGTCAGTAAACTAAACCCGAGGAGAATAAGAACTTTTTTCATGCTATAGTAACGAAGATATTTTATTGCAATAAATGCTATTAAGAACTCACATCTTCAATTGATAAATTTAAAACAAAACCTTGTCTCCTTCAAATCATTTACTGCTTAGTAATGATTTTAACATTTATTTAACATATTTTACTATCTTTGTTTTCTTGAATTTGAAAACAACTTTGATGATTTAGAAAATTACTCACGAATTTTACTTAAAAACTATTTACCGTTAAAAAATATGGTGCGAAATTTCATTTTC is a window from the Kaistella flava (ex Peng et al. 2021) genome containing:
- a CDS encoding alpha-amylase family glycosyl hydrolase, producing the protein MKKVLILLGFSLLTSCSSLKNNQQKPFVWEGANVYFLLTDRFKNGDPSNDINFNRKEKAAVLRGFEGGDLRGVIQKIDDNYFSDLGINAIWMTPVVEQIHGVTNEGTGNTYGFHGYWTKDWTELDPNFGTKKDLKELVEKAHKKGIRIVLDAVINHTGPVTETDEIYPNSWVRTSPTCTYNNFKNTTECTLVANLPDVLTESNQPAELPQMLVDKWKKEGKYETEMKSLDAFFARTGYPKAPKYYIMKWLADYVQEYGIDGYRVDTVKHTNEDVWKDFQKVCQESFDIYKRKNPSKVLDNNLFFTVGEVYGYGISQKQDYDFGDKKVNYYQNGFKSLINFDFKGDANKSYEELFSNYSKLLHSDLNGKTVMNYLTSHDDGSPFDKDRKRTYEAGTKLLLAPGISQVYYGDESARTLTIVGTEGDANLRSNMNWNDIAISASTNNLLKHYQKLGKFRANHPAVGAGVHQMISETPYYFSRVLSHENYTDKVIIGLDISGKLKEVNVEGVFAEGNQLKDFSSGASMPVINGKVSFYSNSPIVLLEKIN